A region of the Chlamydia felis Fe/C-56 genome:
TTCATAACGACTCTCTAGGAGATGGTATCCTTATCTTTCGTGTCTTTTGCTGAAGAGACCACTTTATCAATTAAACCATAAGAGATAGCGTCCTCGGCTCCCATAAAGAAATCTCTTTCGGAATCTTCTATGATTTTTTCTACAGGTTGACCTGTACACTCGGAAAGAATGTTTGCAAGATGCTTTTTCAACGTTAAAATTTCTGCAGCTTGCAGTTGGATGTCTGCGGAAGTTCCTATAATTCCTCCAGAAGGCTGGTGAATCATCATTCGACTATGAGGTAATGCATAACGCTTACCTTTAGTTCCCGCAGAAAGTAACAGAGCCCCCATAGAAGCTGCTTGACCTATGCAATAGGTATTCACATCACAACCTAAGAAACGAATAGTATCATAGATAGCTAATCCTGCTGTGATGTATCCTCCTGGGGAGTTAATGAAAACTTTAATGTCCTTTTGAGGATCTTCTGACATAAGGAAAAGTAATTGGGCTATGACAGTGTTAGCGAGGGGTTCTGTAATTTCTTGGCCAATCATTACAATGCGATCTTTTAAAAGACGCGAGTAAATATCCATGGCACGCTCGCCACGACCTGTATCCTCGACCACATAAGGCACCAATGTCATTTGCATTTCCTCTCAAAATAGTTTCTTTCTCGCATATACATACAAGATGCGCAAAAGCAATTCCAACAATACACATAATCCGTTTTTTATGCTGTTTTGCTAGGAAACAAGCCTACGCATTAAAATGTTGAATTCTATGTTTAAGACTTTCTTGGGTCAAGTGTTTTCCTCTAACCGAATTATGCAGAGGGCGCTGTTGCTAATTCCTTTGCTTTAGATAGAACTCTTTCTATAGCTTTATGGTAAGTTAGGCGGTCGCGAGCTGCCATCACGAGTTCTTGCAAAGCTTCATTAGAGATATCTCGAGGAGGCTGCATACCATAGCGCTCTCTAGAACATACATCCATCATATATTGAAGCTCTTCACGGCTGATCACAAGTTTTTCTTCGGTGAAAATCTTGTTGGCCAAGAAATATAATTTTAAAGTTTTTTTAGCTTCTGCTTCTGCTTCTTGGAGTAGATCT
Encoded here:
- a CDS encoding ATP-dependent Clp protease proteolytic subunit; this encodes MTLVPYVVEDTGRGERAMDIYSRLLKDRIVMIGQEITEPLANTVIAQLLFLMSEDPQKDIKVFINSPGGYITAGLAIYDTIRFLGCDVNTYCIGQAASMGALLLSAGTKGKRYALPHSRMMIHQPSGGIIGTSADIQLQAAEILTLKKHLANILSECTGQPVEKIIEDSERDFFMGAEDAISYGLIDKVVSSAKDTKDKDTIS